One window of the Lactococcus lactis genome contains the following:
- a CDS encoding MFS transporter — protein sequence MAEKQKTSWVYTPKAINTRRGLLYGLTDLMGGGWNNIVSGVIFVFVLSQGISPLFTGAVLGIGRIIDAIWSLFFGAITDRFYRTRLGRKYGRRHFFIALGGILFAILFPMFWISTSSWQYYLWVYVAIEVAISMILIPWETLPTEMTPDYKKRTTLSGSRMFISATGTAIVFFTLAVLKSFNNPNAYLYTGITWTVIFVIAIFTSWRASWERPLTPEFLAELDAQPRLGFSGFMKKTVTDYFGTFKNKSFRKHLLVYLLSFTGKDFYSTLLPTFIVIGLSGTSANAPWVLQALSAFGILSTIAAVKLMVTRGPKYLFTLSYLAIIVAMLGYFVIYLTGINNPMWMLVIVSIIYQLGRGILEFTPWNVFPFIPDVDRIFTHGDKAGVYASVMTFFRKSTGALATYIAGWALEEIGFNSTTMTTHANTPLGIQHGIMLIFIFVPIGLLAAALIAARTFKLNRANHDILKAELQRLEEGGSKTDVTLETRQVVELLTGHSYEKCWPDQADI from the coding sequence ATGGCAGAAAAACAAAAAACTTCATGGGTTTATACCCCAAAAGCAATCAATACAAGGCGTGGTCTTCTTTACGGTTTGACTGATTTAATGGGCGGAGGCTGGAATAACATTGTTTCAGGAGTTATCTTTGTCTTTGTTCTTTCACAAGGAATTAGTCCTCTTTTTACAGGAGCAGTTTTGGGAATTGGTCGGATTATTGATGCCATCTGGTCCCTCTTTTTTGGGGCAATTACTGACCGTTTTTATCGAACAAGATTAGGACGAAAATATGGCCGACGTCATTTCTTTATTGCACTTGGCGGAATATTATTTGCGATTTTATTTCCAATGTTTTGGATTTCAACTAGCAGTTGGCAATATTATCTTTGGGTTTATGTTGCTATTGAGGTAGCGATTTCCATGATTTTAATTCCTTGGGAAACCTTGCCTACGGAAATGACGCCTGATTATAAAAAAAGAACCACTCTTTCAGGGAGTCGAATGTTTATTTCAGCAACTGGAACGGCTATTGTCTTCTTTACCTTAGCTGTACTTAAGTCATTTAATAATCCTAATGCTTATCTTTATACGGGAATTACTTGGACAGTCATTTTTGTCATTGCCATTTTCACTTCATGGCGAGCAAGCTGGGAACGTCCTTTAACTCCAGAATTTCTAGCAGAATTAGATGCTCAACCACGACTTGGATTTAGTGGATTTATGAAAAAAACAGTGACAGATTACTTTGGCACTTTCAAAAATAAATCATTCAGAAAACATTTATTGGTTTATCTCCTCTCATTTACAGGAAAAGATTTCTATTCTACACTGCTCCCAACTTTTATCGTGATTGGATTGTCTGGAACATCTGCCAATGCTCCGTGGGTTCTCCAAGCACTCTCAGCATTTGGTATTCTATCGACTATTGCCGCAGTAAAATTAATGGTCACTCGTGGTCCGAAATATTTATTTACTTTGAGTTATTTGGCGATTATTGTGGCCATGTTAGGTTATTTTGTTATCTATTTGACAGGGATTAATAATCCAATGTGGATGCTTGTGATTGTTTCCATTATTTATCAACTTGGACGAGGAATTTTAGAATTTACTCCTTGGAATGTTTTCCCTTTTATACCCGATGTTGACCGAATTTTTACACATGGTGATAAAGCGGGCGTATATGCTTCTGTCATGACTTTCTTTCGTAAATCAACAGGGGCACTTGCAACATATATTGCTGGCTGGGCTCTTGAAGAAATTGGATTTAATTCCACAACAATGACGACTCATGCAAATACACCATTAGGTATTCAGCACGGAATTATGTTGATTTTCATCTTTGTTCCAATTGGCTTGTTAGCAGCCGCATTGATTGCAGCTCGCACCTTTAAACTTAATCGAGCCAATCATGATATTTTAAAAGCAGAATTGCAACGCCTTGAAGAAGGAGGCTCAAAAACTGATGTAACTCTTGAAACACGTCAGGTCGTTGAATTACTGACAGGTCACTCTTATGAAAAATGTTGGCCTGACCAAGCAGACATTTAA
- a CDS encoding aldose 1-epimerase family protein, protein MENQLLTLKNNELTVQINPKGAELTHVIENKNKFDFIWNGSEWPKHAPILFPAIGRSTDDEYLLNQKIYPMQQHGFASDYFFEIIDQKEDQISLSLKDNEETYQSYPFQFELKVTYQLVSKKLKIQFEIKNLSVKKLTFALGFHPAFNLSANFEDYQISFETKDKTLKQFEIVKNPFPYRSGKIIEINKAVSNFPLEREFFEKGLVIFDNKIEEVKLFSQETDYQMTMKMADFPYLCLWTKEDENLSYLCIEPFQGLPDILNQKQELLQKEGNISLKSNESKTYEVELTFNSNKGES, encoded by the coding sequence ATGGAAAATCAATTGTTAACACTAAAAAATAATGAGCTTACTGTTCAAATTAATCCAAAAGGGGCCGAATTAACTCATGTAATTGAGAATAAAAATAAATTTGATTTTATTTGGAATGGTTCTGAGTGGCCAAAACATGCCCCAATTTTATTTCCGGCTATTGGACGTTCAACTGATGATGAATATTTGCTGAACCAGAAGATTTATCCGATGCAACAACATGGTTTTGCTTCAGATTATTTCTTTGAAATTATTGACCAGAAAGAAGACCAGATAAGTTTGTCATTAAAAGATAACGAGGAAACTTATCAATCCTACCCTTTTCAATTTGAATTAAAAGTCACTTATCAACTGGTCAGTAAAAAATTGAAGATTCAATTTGAAATAAAAAATCTGTCAGTAAAAAAATTGACTTTTGCCTTAGGATTTCATCCAGCTTTTAACCTGTCAGCAAATTTTGAAGATTACCAGATTTCCTTTGAAACTAAGGATAAGACTTTAAAACAATTTGAAATTGTCAAAAATCCATTTCCTTATCGTTCGGGAAAAATCATAGAAATTAATAAAGCTGTCAGTAATTTTCCACTTGAAAGAGAATTCTTTGAAAAAGGGCTCGTCATTTTTGACAATAAAATCGAGGAGGTGAAACTTTTTTCACAAGAGACAGATTATCAAATGACCATGAAAATGGCGGATTTTCCTTATCTTTGCTTGTGGACAAAAGAAGACGAAAATCTTTCTTACCTCTGTATTGAACCCTTCCAAGGACTGCCTGATATTCTCAATCAAAAACAAGAACTCTTGCAAAAAGAAGGAAATATCAGCTTAAAATCAAATGAATCAAAAACTTATGAAGTTGAATTAACTTTTAATAGTAATAAAGGAGAATCATGA